The Streptomyces racemochromogenes DNA segment AGGGCAGTCACCGCCGTGCCCCGTGGCCGGACACCCCACCCGGCCCGGACCCGCGCGAAGCCCCGTACGCGGACCCGTACGACGCCCCGTACGACGCGCCGCCCCACGAGGAGCCGTACGCCGACGCGTACGCCGCCCCGTACGGCGCCGCCGCCCCCGAGCCGCAGGTCCCCGGCCCCCGCGGCGAGGGCCGCCGGGCCGCCCGCCGCCGCGCCGCCGCCCCCTCCGGCGGCCGCCGCCGCGCCACCACCGCGGAACCCCCGCCACCGCCCGCCCTGGCCCCCGGCACCGACCCCGCCCCCGGCCGCCCGCCCGGCGCCGGATCCGGCCGCCGCAGGCGCTCGGCCCCCGCCGCCGCCCCGGCCCCCGCCCCGGCCCCCGCCCCGGCCGGCCGCGCCGCCGCCCCGGCCCCCGCCCGCGGCAGCTGGCGGCGCATCGTCCCGCAGGCCCTCGTCGTCGCCTTCCTGGCCGGCGGCACCACCGCCTTCGTCGCCGCCGACAAGGCCGTCCGGCTCACCGTCGACGGAGTGCCCCGCACCCTCCACACCTTCGCCGGGAGCGTCGACGAACTCCTCGCGTCCGAAGGCCTCGGCGTCGGCCCCCACGACCTCGTCGCCCCCGCGCCCGGCTCCGCCCTCGACGACGGCGAACAGGTCGTCGTCCGCTACGGCCGGCCCCTGCGCCTCACCCTCGACGGCACCACCCGCCAGCTGTGGACCACCGCACGCACCGTCGACGGCGCCCTGCGCCAGCTCGGCGTCCGCGTCGAGGGCGCCTACCTCTCCACCCCCCGCACCGCCACCGTCCCCCGCTCCGGCCTCACCCTGGGCGTGCGCACCGAACGCGGCGTCACCTTCATGGCCGACGGCCGCGAACGCACCATCCGCACCAACGCCGCCACCGTCAAGGAGGCCCTCGACCAGGCCGGCATCACCCTCCACGGCCAGGACACCACCTCCGTCCCCCCGGACTCCTTCCCCCGCGACGGCCAGACCGTCACCGTGCTGCGCATCACCGGCACCCGCGAGGTCCGCGAGGAACGCATCCCGTACGAGACCGAACGCGTCGAGGACCCCGGCCTCTTCGCCGGCACCGAGGTCGTCGACCGCGTCGGCCGCCCCGGGGCGCGCCGGGTCACCTACGCCCTGCGCACCGTCAACGGGGTCCGCCAGCAGCCCCGGAAGATCGCCGAGGAGGTCGTGCGGGAGCCCGTCAGCCAGCGCGTCCTGGTCGGCACGAAGCCGCTGCCCACCTCCGTGGCCGGCGCCGACGGCCTCAACTGGTCCGCGCTGGCCCAGTGCGAGTCCGGCGGCCGCCCCTCCGCCACCGACCCCTCGGGCACCTACGGCGGCCTCTACCAGTTCGACGTGAGCACCTGGCAGGCCCTCGGCGGCAGCGGCCGCCCGCAGGACGCGCCCGCCTCGGAGCAGACGTACCGGGCGAAGAAGCTCTACGTGCAGCGGGGGGCGAGTCCGTGGCCGCACTGCGGCCGTAGGCTTGAGCGGTGAGCACCGCAGAGCAGCAGCCCCACGAGACTTCCCAGGTCCCTTCCGACGCCCTCCTCGGGCCGGCCGACATCCGAGAGCTGGCCGCCGTCCTCGGCGTCCGTCCGACGAAGCAGAAGGGCCAGAACTTCGTCATCGACGCCAACACGGTGCGCCGGATCGTGCGCACCGCCGAGGTGCGGCCGGACGACGTGGTCGTGGAGGTCGGGCCGGGCCTGGGCTCGCTGACGCTCGCCCTGCTGGAGGCCGCGGACCGGGTGACCGCCGTCGAGATCGACGACATCCTCGCCGCCGCGCTGCCCGCCACCATCGAGGCGCGGATGCCGCACAAGAAGGACCGCTTCGCGCTGGTCCACTCCGACGCGATGCTCGTCACCGAGCTGCCCGGCCCGGCGCCGACCGCGCTCGTCGCGAACCTCCCCTACAACGTGGCCGTGCCGGTCCTGCTGACGATGCTCGACCGCTTCCCGAGCATCGAGCGGACCCTCGTCATGGTGCAGTCCGAGGTCGCCGACCGGCTCGCCGCCCGCCCCGGCAACAAGGTGTACGGGGTCCCCTCCGTCAAGGCCGCCTGGTACGCGGACGTCAAGCGCGCCGGAGCCATCGGCCGCAACGTCTTCTGGCCCGCGCCGAACGTCGACTCCGGACTCGTCTCCCTCGTCCGGCGCGCCGAGCCCGTGAAGACCACCGCCTCCAAGGCCGAGGTGTTCGCGGTCGTCGACGCCGCGTTCGCGCAGCGCCGCAAGGGCCTGCGCGCCGCGCTCGCCGGCTGGGCCGGTTCGGCCGCCGCCGCCGAGCAGGCGCTGGCCGGCGCCGGCGTCTCCCCGCTGGCGCGCGGCGAGTCCCTGACCGTGGAGCAGTTCGCCGCGATCGCCGAGCACAAGCCCGCCGCCCCGAGGCCCGCGCTGTGAGCGTGACGGTACGCGTCCCCGCGAAGGTCAACGTCCAGCTGGCGGTGGGCGCCGCCCGCCCCGACGGCTTCCACGACCTGGCCAACGTCTTCCTGGCCGTCTCCCTGTTCGACGAGGTCACCGCGACCCCCGCCGACGCGCTGACGGTGACCTGCGAGGGCCCCGACTCCGACCAGGTGCCCCTGGACCGCAGCAACCTGGCGGCCCGCGCCGCCGAGCTGCTGGCGGCCCGGGCCGGCATCGAGCCGGCCGTCCACCTCCACATCGCGAAGAACATCCCCGTCGCCGGCGGCATGGCCGGGGGCAGCGCCGACGGCGCCGGCGCGCTGCTGGCGTGCGACCTGCTGTGGAAGCTGGACACCCCGCGCGAGGAGCTCCTGGGGATCTGCGCGGAACTGGGCAGCGACGTCCCCTTCAGCCTCGTGGGCGGCGCCGCGCTCGGCACCGGCCGCGGCGAGTTCCTGACCCCCGTGGACGCCGGCCGGTTCCACTGGGTGTTCGCGGTCGCCGAGGGCGGCCTGTCCACCCCGGCGGTGTTCCGGGAGTTCGACCGGCTGACCGCCGGTACGGACGTGCCCGCGCCCGAGGCCTCCCCGGCGCTGCTCGCGGCCCTCGCCTCGGGTGACGCCGACGCGCTGGCCGCCGTACTGCCCGGCTCGAACGGCTTGCAGGCCGCCGCGCTGTCGCTGCGCCCGCAGCTGGCCGCCACCCTCGCGGCGGGCGCCGACGCGGGGGCGCTGGCCGGGCTGGTCTCCGGGTCGGGTCCGACGACGGCGTTCCTGGTCCGGGACGCGGAGTCCGCGGCGACGGTCGCCGCCGCCCTGGAGGCCTCCGGCACCTGCCGCGCCACGCGCGTCACCTCCTCCCCGGCACCGGGGGCCACGGCCGTCTCCTGAGGCCCGCCCGTCGGCCCGGGCCCCGGGGCCGCCCGGCACGGGGTACCTAGGGCGGGGATGAGTACCCGCGCCCTGTCGGCGCACCGGGCGCGGCCGCGACCGTAGGGGCATGACAGTCAGCGCACGCGCCATGGCCGCCGCCACGCCCGCCTCCCGCGACCGGTACGTGGACCTGCTCCGGGTCGCCTCGCTCGCCACCGTCGTGTGCGGGCACTGGCTGATGGCCGCCGTCAGCACCGACGGCATAGGGAACCTGCTCGCGCTGGTGCCCCCGCTCCAGGTGCTCACCTGGGGGCTCCAGGTCATGCCGGTGTTCTTCTTCGTCGGCGGGTTCTCGCACGCCCTGTCGTACCGGTCGCTGGAACGCCGCGGCGAGGGCCGGCCCGTCTACGCGGCCTTCCTGCGCGCCCGCCTCCAGCGGCTGCTGCGGCCCACCCTGGTCTTCGTCCTGGTCTGGGCGGCGCTCGCCCTGCTCGTGCAGCTCGCCGGGGCGGACGGCGGCCGGCTGGCCGGTGCCGCGCTGCGGATGGTGACGCAGCCGCTGTGGTTCATCGGGATCTACCTGGCGATGGTGGCCCTCACCCCGCCGCTGCTGCGGCTGCACGCCCGCTGGGGCTGGGGCGCCTTCGCGGCCCTGACCGGCGCCGCCGCCCTGGTCGACGTACTGCGCTTCGCGCTCGGCGTGCCCTACGCGGAGTTCCTGAACTTCGCGTTCGTCTGGCTCGCCGTGCACCAGCTCGGCTTCCTGCGCGCCGACGGCCGCATCACCCGTCCCGCGCTCCTCGGCGCCGCCGGGCTCGCCGGGGCCGTGCTGCTGGTGGCGGCCGGTCCGTACCCGCTGTCCATGGTCGGGATGCCGGGGGAGAAGGTCTCCAACATGGCCCCGCCCACCCTCGCCCTGCTCTGCCACGGCATGTGGCTGGTCGGCGCCGTCCAGCTGCTCGCGCGGCCCGTGACGGCCTGGCTGGCCCGGCCGCGCGTGTGGCGCGGGGTCGTCACCGCCAACGGGGTCGCCATGACCGCGTTCCTGTGGCACCTCACCGCCATGCTCGGCGTGTACGCCGCCCAGCTCGCCGCCGGCCTGGCGCTGCCCGAGCCGGCCACCGCCGCCTGGTGGGCGCAGGTGCCGCCGCGGATCCTGCTCGCCGCCGCCCTCACCGCCGCGCTCGTGGCCTGCTTCCGCCGCTTCGAGGCGCCCCGCCCCGTGACCGCCGCCCCGCCCGCCGCCCCGCCCGCCGCCCCGCCCGCCGCCCGGGCCCGGACCGCGGAGGGCGCCCGCGGCAGCGGGGCCGCCGCCGCCCTCGGCACCACCCTGTGCCTGCTGGGGATCCTCGGCCTGTCCATGACCGGCCTCGGCGGCCTGCTGGAGGGTCACACCGCCGTCCTGATCGCCTTCCCGGTGACCGCGCCCGCCGCCATCGGCATGGCAGTGGGGGGGCGCCTGGCTGGTGGAACGTTCCGCGTCGGCCCGGAGGGTTAGGCTGAGGGGCTGATCCACACCCTTTCCCTGGAGCGCGTCTGATGGCCGTCAATCTGGTCAATGTCGAGGCAGTCAGCAAGGTGTACGGCACCCGTACCCTGCTCGACGGCATCTCCCTCGGCGTGTCCGAGGGAGACCGGATCGGCGTCGTCGGCCGCAACGGCGACGGCAAGACCACCCTGATCCGGCTGCTCGCCAAGCTGGAGGAGCCCGACTCCGGCCGTGTCACGCAGAGCGGCGGCCTGCGGATGGGGGTGCTCACCCAGCACGACTCCCTCGACCCGGCCGCCACCATCCGGCACGAGATCATCGGCGACATGGCCGACCACGAATGGGCCGGCAACGCCAAGATCCGCGACGTCCTCACCGGTCTCTTCGGCGGCCTGGACCTGCCCGGTTTCGGCCAGGGCCTGGACACCGTCATCGGCCCGCTGTCCGGCGGCGAGCGCCGCCGCATCGCGCTCGCCAAGCTGCTCATGGCCGACCAGGACCTCCTCGTCCTCGACGAGCCCACCAACCACCTCGACGTCGAGGGCATCTCCTGGCTGGCCGGCCACCTCCAGGCCCGCCGCTCCGCCCTCGTCTGCGTCACCCACGACCGCTGGTTCCTCGACCAGGTCTGCACCCGCATGTGGGACGTGCAGCGCGGTGACGTCTTCGAGTACGAGGGCGGCTACAGCGACTACGTCTTCGCCCGCGCCGAGCGCGAGCGGATCGCCGCCACCGAAGAGGCCAAGCGGCAGAACCTGATGCGCAAGGAGCTGGCCTGGCTGCGCCGCGGCGCCCCCGCCCGCACCTCCAAGCCCCGCTACCGCATCGAGGCGGCCAACGAGCTGATCGCCGACGTGCCCGAGCCGCGCGACAAGTCCGAGCTGATGCGCTTCGCCAACGCCCGCCTCGGCAAGACCGTCTTCGACCTGGAGAACGTCACCGTCCAGGCCGGCCCCAAGACCCTGCTCAAGCACCTCACCTGGCACCTGGGCCCCGGCGACCGCGTCGGCCTCGTCGGCGTCAACGGCGCCGGCAAGACCTCCCTGCTGCGGGCCCTCGCCGAGGCCGCCCGCACCCAGGGCGAGGCCCAGCCCGCCGAGGGCTCCGTCACCGTCGGCAAGACCGTACGCCTGGCCTACCTCTCCCAGGAGGTCGGCGAACTCGACCCCTCGCTGCGCGTCCTGGAGGCCGTCCAGCGCGTCCGGGACCGCGTCGACCTCGGCAAGGGCCGCGAGATGACGGCCGGCCAGCTGTGCGAGCAGTTCGGGTTCACCAAGGAGAAGCAGTGGACGCCGGTCGGCGACCTCTCCGGCGGCGAGCGGCGCCGGCTGCAGATCCTGCGCCTGCTGATGGACGAGCCCAACGTCCTCTTCCTCGACGAGCCCACCAACGACCTCGACATCGAGACCCTCACCCAGCTGGAGGACCTCCTCGACGGCTGGCCCGGCTCGATGATCGTGATCTCCCACGACCGGTTCTTCATCGAGCGCACCACCGACACGGTGATGGCCCTCCTCGGCGACGCGAGCCTGCGGATGCTGCCGCGCGGCCTGGACGAGTACCTGGAGCGCCGCCGGCGGATGATCGAGGCCGCCGCCCCGGCGCCGGCCCCGGCCGCCGCCGCCAAGTCGACGTCCTCCGGGGACTCGCGGGCCGCGAAGAAGGAGCTCCAGAAGATCGAGCGCCAGCTCAACAAGATGTCGGACCGCGAGACGAACCTGCACGCCCAGATCGCCGAGCACTCCACCGACTACGACAAGGTCGCCAAGCTCGACGCGGAGCTGCGGGAACTGATCGCCGAGCGCGACGACTTGGAGATGCGCTGGCTGGAACTGGCCGAAGAGGCCTGAGGCCAGGGGGCCCGAAAGGGCCCCGGAACACGCCGGCCGGGCGCATAACGGCCGTGTCACGGGCCGGTCCTCCCTTGGGAACAGGGGTGCGACCGGCCCGGTGCGTACCGGCCACGAGTGATAGAAAGAGTCGGTTCTTTTCGATCTCCCGGACCGCCCGCACCGCCCGACCCCGAAGGTATGCGCTGATGACCGAGCCGCCCCAGCCGCCGAACCAGCCGCCGTCCCCTTCCGGTTACGGGCACCTGCCCGGCCCTCCGCCGCAGGGCTACGGGTACCCGCCGCAGGGACCCAACCCGTACGCGCAGCAGCCGCCGACGGTGCCGCAGCACGCCGTCCCGCAGGGCGGGTACGCCTACCCGCCGTCCGGGCCCGGCACGCTCCCCGGCGCCCCGGCCCCCGGCGGACCGGGCGGCCGGCGCAAGGGGGCGGTCGTCGTCGCGGCGGCCGTCGCGGGCGTCCTCGTACTCGGCACCGGCGCCTGGTTCGCCTTCCTGAGCGGCGACGGGGATCCCAAGAAGCCCGCCGCGCAGGCCTCGGGGCCCGCCGACCCCAAGCCGGCCGGCTCCCCGTCCGTGGACAAGGGCGACGGCAGCGGCAACGGCATGGGCGAGCAGACCAACCTCAACGCGGGCCGCAAGCCCGGCGAGGACAAGGCGCTGTGGCTCAAGACGGCCAAGCTCCTGGCCGGCGGCGACACGGGCATCCCCGCCCCGGCGATGTGGGTGGTCGGCGACAGCGTCGTCAAGACCGTCGGCAAGTCCGTCGTCGCCTACGCCGTCACCGACGGCAAGGAGAAGTGGAAGGTCGACTTCCAGACGGAGATCTGCGGCTGGGCCGACCAGACCACCGCCGACGGCAAGACCGTCCTCGCCGTCAAGGACGGCGAGGGCTCCAACGCCACCTGCAACCAGATGAAGCTCTTCGACCTGAAGGCCGGCAAGGAGGGATGGACCAAGGAGCTCGCCAAGGAGAACCTCTTCGACGGCGGCGCCTCCGTCTCCATCAACCTCACCGGCGACGTCTTCGTCGTCAACCGGATGGCCAACACCACCGTCCACAAGCTCTCCACCGGCGACAAGCTCTTCTCCGGCAACACCCCCGAGGGCTGCCAGCCGAGCCACTACGCCGCCGGCAACGGCAAGCTGCTCGCCGTCGCCCTGTGCATGGACGACGACAAGACCATCGAGATCCAGGACGCCGACCCGGTCACCGGCAAGAAGACCTGGTCCTACCGGCTCCCCAAGGGCTTCCGCGTCACCAGCGTCCTGTCCGTCTCCCCGATCGTCCTCGACATCAGCAACAAGGACCTCGAGAACGCGGACACCAGCAAGCGGGCCATCATCTCCCTGACGCCCGACGGCAAGAAGCGCGCCAGCATGTCCGCCGAAGGCTCCTTCGAGACCAACTGCAACGCAAGCACCGCCGACAGCCTCCAGGGCTGCGGCAACTCCGTCGTCGACGGCGACACCCTCTACCTGCGCACCACCACCGGCAAGGGCACCGACAACGAGGTCGTCGCCTTCGACCTCGCCACCGGCAAGGCCAAGTGGCGCCAGAAGGCGGGCGACAAGCGCAACTGGTACCCGGTCAAGGCGGCCAACGGCCAGCTCATCGCCTACCACGCCGGCGCCCTGCGCGAACCCGGCGAGATCGTCTCCCTGCCGGCCGCGGGCGGCCAGCCCAAGACGCTGCTGCGCATGCCCTCCGGCCCCTCCGCGAACATCGAGAGCGGGATGGTCACCTTCCAGGTCCGGGCCTTCGAGGACGGCCGGTACTTCACCTCCGCCACCAGGCTGAACGGCAACAACACGGAGGAGCGTCTCCTGATGGTCTTCGGCAAGTGAACGAGTCCACCGAGCGTCCCACCGAGCGCCCCACCGAGAGGCAGTAGCACGCGATGAGTACCCCGCCGCCCCCCAGCCAGCCGCCCTCCGGCGGTTTCGGCGGCCCGCCGCCGGCCGGCCCCCCGCAGCCCCCCGCCCAGCCGCCCACCGTGCCGTCCCCCCAGGCCGGCTACGGCTCCCCGCAGCCCCAGACGCAGCCCGGCTACGGCTACCCGCAGCAGCCCAGCACCCTCCAGGCCCCGGCGCAGCCCGCCGCCCCCGCCGGTGGCGGCGGCAACGACAAGCGCAACCAGCTGGCGATCGTGGGCGCGGCCGTCGTGGCCATGGCGCTCATCATCGGCGGCGGCTTCTGGTACGTCTCCGGCGACGAGGGCGGCTCAGGGAAGCCGGCCGCCAGCGGCGCCAGCGGCTCCCCCGACGGCGACAAGGCCCCCGCCGGCACCCCCGGCAGCGAGAAGGTCCCGTCCAACCCCAAGTCGAAGACGCTGGTCAACGTGCCCAGCCCGGCCCCGGCCGACGTGGTCTCCGTCGACGGCTCCTGGCTGACCGACACCACCTACGCCAAGTCCGACCTGGCCAAGGTCGTCGGCTACAACCTCGTCGACGGCGGCAAGAAGTGGGAGCTCCCGCTCCCCGCCAACGTCTGCGGCGCCACCAAGCACATCAGCGACAACAAGACCGCCATCCTCTTCGAGGAGGGCATGGCGACCAACGAGAAGAAGTACCCCCAGTGCACGCAGGTCGGCGTCATCGACCTGAACACCGGAAAGCTCCTCTGGTCCGCCAACGCCAAGTCCGCCACCGGCGGCGACAAGCCGGTCGCCTTCAGCGAGGTCACCATCAGCGGCCAGACCGTCGCCGCGGGCGGCCTCTACGGCGGCGCCGCCTGGAACCTCGCCGACGGCAAGTCCCTGTGGACCCCGAAGACCGACGGCGAAGGCTGCTACGACATGGGCTACGCCGGCGGCGAGGCCCTCGCCGTCCTGCGCAAGTGCGGCCGCGGCTCCAGCCCGACGCTGTACGCGCAGGCCCTCGACCCCGCCACCGGCGCGCCGAAGTACCAGTACAAGCTGTCCGCGGGCATCGAGTGGGCCGGCATCATCTCCACCAAGCCGCTCATCGTCGCCGCCAACGTCGGCAACACCGCCAAGAACGCCACCAACGTCAGCGACCTGTTCGTCCTCGACGACGCCGGCCAGCTCAAGACCCGCATCGGCCTCTCCTCCGGCAGCTACGCCCCCAAGTGCCCCGCCACCGAGGTCGAGCAGTGCTCGAAGATGGTCGTCGGCAACGGCAAGGTCTACCTGCCGACGTACGAGCACCAGGGCACGTCCTCCGTCGGCCGCACCAACGAGATCGTCTCCTTCGACCTGGAGACCGGCAAGGCCACCAGTGACCGCGCCGACGCGGGCGAGAAGTACACCATGTACCCGCTGCGCATGGACGGGCCCAACATCATCGCCTACAAGGTCCCCCCGTACGACGGCGGCGGCCAGGTCGTCAGCATCGACGGCAAGACGATGAAGGAGACCGTGCTCATGCAGAACCCGGTCGACAAGGCCAGCCAGCGCCTGGAGACGGCGTTCTCGCTGGACCACTCGGAGTTCCGCTACCACAACGGGCGCCTGTTCATCTCCCGGACCACGGTGCGCAAGCCCTACTCGGAGAAGGCCGACCCCGAGTTCCTCTTCGTCTCCTTCGCGGCGAGCTGACGCCCGCCCGGCCCCGACGCCGAAAGCCCCCGGACGGTCCCCACCGATCGGGGGCTTTCGCGCGGTAACCGGCACGCCCCGTCGAACAAGCGTGTAGCTTGCCGGGTCAGAAGGATCTGGGGTGGGAGCCTTGATGGGCGTACGGGTCATGGTGGTCGACGAGCACCGTCTGCTGGCCGAGGCGCTCGCCTCGGCCCTGAAGCTGCGCGGGCACCGCGTGCTCGCGGCGGCCGCGCCGGCGGCCGGAGCCGCCGAACTGGTCATCGGCCGCGCCCCGGAGGTGTGCCTGTTCGGCACCGCCGCCCCGGCGGAGCCCGGCGTCTTCGAACCGGTGGTGCGGATCAAGCGGGAACGCCCGCAGATCGCCGTGGTGGTGCTGGGCCCCGTACCGAGCCCGCGCGGGATAGCCGCGGCCTTCGCGGCGGGCGCCTCGGGGTACGTACGCCAGGACGAGCGCATCGAGGGCGTCGAACGGGCCCTGGCCAAGGCCCGGGCGGGAGAGGTCGCCATCGCCCCGCAGCTGCTCCAGGGGGCCTTCGCGGAGCTGCTGAACCCCTCGGCGCAGCCCGACGACGAGGGCAGCCGGCTGCTGCGGCTGCTGACGCCGCGGGAGGTCGAGGTGCTTGTCCGGGTCGCGGAGGGCGAGGACACCCGGATGATCGCGGCCGGCATGGCCATCGCGCCGAGCACGGCCCGTACGCATGTGCAGCGGGTACTGATGAAGCTCGGCGTGGGGTCGCGGCTGGAGGCCGCCGCGCTGGCCGCGCGCACCGGGCTGCTGGACCGGGCTGCCCCGCCCGTGCGGGAGCGGCCGCAGGACTTCGCGGGCGGGCCGCCCGGGGCCTGACGCGCACACCGGTCCCGGCCCGCGTCCAGGCCCGCGTCCCGGCCGCCGGACGGCGGCGGCGGTACCCGTCCGCGCGGGCGGGTACCGTGCCGGAGGGCCGCGATTTCCTCGGAAGCGCGGAATCCGGTAAGCCAGTCACCAGAGCACGCGCATCGGCGTGCCTGCGCGACGGACGCGATACAGAGGAGTGCGAGTGAGCAAGTACCTGGTGACCGGCGGTGCCGGATACGTGGGCAGCGTCGTGGCCGCCCATCTGCTGGAGGCCGGGCACGAGGTGACCATCCTCGACAACCTCTCCACCGGCTTCGCCGAGGGCGTCCCCGCCGGCGCCACGCTGATCGACGGCCGGATCCAGGACGCCGCCGACCACCTGGACCCGTCCTACGACGCCGTGCTGCACTTCGCCGCCTCCTCGCAGGTCGGCGAGTCCGTCGTGAACCCCGGCAAGTACTGGGACAACAACGTCGGCGGCACCCTCGCCCTGCTGACCGCGATGCGGGAGGCCGGCGTGCGCCGGCTCGTCTTCTCCTCCACCGCCGCGACCTACGGCGAGCCGGCCGAAGGCGCGCTGACGGAGACCTCGGTGACCGCGCCGACCAACCCGTACGGCGCCTCGAAGCTGGCCGTCGACCACATGATCGCGGGGGAGTGCGCCGCCCACGGCCTGGCCGCCGTCTCGCTGCGCTACTTCAACGTGGCCGGCGCCTACCGCGAGTTCGGCGAGCGCCACGACCCCGAGACGCACCTGATCCCGCTGGTGCTCCAGGTCGCGCTCGGCCAGCGCGAGTCCATCTCGGTGTTCGGCGACGACTACCCGACCCCCGACGGCACCTGCGTCCGCGACTACATCCACGTCGCCGACCTCGCCGAGGCCCACCTTTCCGCGCTGCGCGTCGCCGCCGAGGGCGAGCACCTGGTGTGCAACCTCGGCAACGGCAGCGGCTTCTCGGTCCGCGAGGTCATCGAGACGGTCCGCAAGGTCACCGGCCGGGAGATCCCCGAGGTCGTCGCCCCGCGCCGCGCCGGGGACCCGGCGGTCCTCGTCGCCTCGGCCCGCAGGGCGCACGAGCGCCTCGGCTGGACCCCGACCCGCTCGGACCTCACCAACATCGTGACGGACGCCTGGAACTTCGCCCGCGAGCGCCGCTCCTGACCCCCGGTCCCCTGCCGGACCCGCCGCGCGCCCCCCGCACCGACCGGTGCGGGGGGCGCGCGCGTGAGGGCCGGGCGCGGCGGGCAGGCGCCGCGCGCGGGCGCCCGGCGTGCGTACGCCGGGTGAAATGCCCCCCGTGCAACTGCCTGCGGCACGCGCCGGTCGGAATTCCGCCGCCGGTGCCGCCCGGGGGGTTGAAAACAAGCCATCACCAAGGCCGTTGCGGACCGTCCCACCGGAAAACCGCTCGAAAAACTTCTGCTATTCGGCCAACCGCGGGACCCCGCCCGCTCTACGCTGAGCGTGACACCGGTGGGGGCCGGTGTTGATTCAGGGGTCGAGACACGCCGGGTACGGCGTCCGGTCCGGGGTAGTGCACAGATGTCGCGGCGGCGGCCGCGGCGGCTGTGGGCCACCTGGCCGGACGTCGTACCCGTAGTCGTCCGTTCCCCGACCCTTGGGGGTTCTGTGGTTCGTATCCGGGTCCTGGTGGTCGACGGCCACCGCATCTTCGCCGAGTCTCTGGCAGCCGCGCTCGCGGCCGAGCCGGACGTGGACGTGTCCGCGGCCGGCAGCGGTCCCGCGGCCTCGCGCTGCCTGGAGCGCGCGGTGGCGGAAGGCCGCCGCTACGACGTGCTGCTCGTCGACGCCGACCTCGGCGCCGGCGCGGCCGCGTCGGGCGCCGTGCCCGGCCAGCGGGAAGCGGGTTCCGGCCCGGCCCCGCCGCCGGCCGACGGGATCGCCCTCGTCGCGGGCGTCCGGGTGGCGCACCCCGGCGTGCGCACCGTGGTCCTGGCCGAGCGCGACGACCCGCGCCGGGCCGCGCTCGCCCTCCAGGCGGGCGCCTCGGGCTGGGTGGCCAAGGACTGCTCGCTCTCCCGGCTGCTGGCCGTCATCCGCGGGGTGCTGCGCGAGGAGACCCACCTGCCGCCCGCGCTGCTCACCGGGGTGCTGCGGGAGC contains these protein-coding regions:
- a CDS encoding ABC-F family ATP-binding cassette domain-containing protein, which encodes MAVNLVNVEAVSKVYGTRTLLDGISLGVSEGDRIGVVGRNGDGKTTLIRLLAKLEEPDSGRVTQSGGLRMGVLTQHDSLDPAATIRHEIIGDMADHEWAGNAKIRDVLTGLFGGLDLPGFGQGLDTVIGPLSGGERRRIALAKLLMADQDLLVLDEPTNHLDVEGISWLAGHLQARRSALVCVTHDRWFLDQVCTRMWDVQRGDVFEYEGGYSDYVFARAERERIAATEEAKRQNLMRKELAWLRRGAPARTSKPRYRIEAANELIADVPEPRDKSELMRFANARLGKTVFDLENVTVQAGPKTLLKHLTWHLGPGDRVGLVGVNGAGKTSLLRALAEAARTQGEAQPAEGSVTVGKTVRLAYLSQEVGELDPSLRVLEAVQRVRDRVDLGKGREMTAGQLCEQFGFTKEKQWTPVGDLSGGERRRLQILRLLMDEPNVLFLDEPTNDLDIETLTQLEDLLDGWPGSMIVISHDRFFIERTTDTVMALLGDASLRMLPRGLDEYLERRRRMIEAAAPAPAPAAAAKSTSSGDSRAAKKELQKIERQLNKMSDRETNLHAQIAEHSTDYDKVAKLDAELRELIAERDDLEMRWLELAEEA
- a CDS encoding ubiquitin-like domain-containing protein, producing the protein MSETQGSHRRAPWPDTPPGPDPREAPYADPYDAPYDAPPHEEPYADAYAAPYGAAAPEPQVPGPRGEGRRAARRRAAAPSGGRRRATTAEPPPPPALAPGTDPAPGRPPGAGSGRRRRSAPAAAPAPAPAPAPAGRAAAPAPARGSWRRIVPQALVVAFLAGGTTAFVAADKAVRLTVDGVPRTLHTFAGSVDELLASEGLGVGPHDLVAPAPGSALDDGEQVVVRYGRPLRLTLDGTTRQLWTTARTVDGALRQLGVRVEGAYLSTPRTATVPRSGLTLGVRTERGVTFMADGRERTIRTNAATVKEALDQAGITLHGQDTTSVPPDSFPRDGQTVTVLRITGTREVREERIPYETERVEDPGLFAGTEVVDRVGRPGARRVTYALRTVNGVRQQPRKIAEEVVREPVSQRVLVGTKPLPTSVAGADGLNWSALAQCESGGRPSATDPSGTYGGLYQFDVSTWQALGGSGRPQDAPASEQTYRAKKLYVQRGASPWPHCGRRLER
- the rsmA gene encoding 16S rRNA (adenine(1518)-N(6)/adenine(1519)-N(6))-dimethyltransferase RsmA; its protein translation is MSTAEQQPHETSQVPSDALLGPADIRELAAVLGVRPTKQKGQNFVIDANTVRRIVRTAEVRPDDVVVEVGPGLGSLTLALLEAADRVTAVEIDDILAAALPATIEARMPHKKDRFALVHSDAMLVTELPGPAPTALVANLPYNVAVPVLLTMLDRFPSIERTLVMVQSEVADRLAARPGNKVYGVPSVKAAWYADVKRAGAIGRNVFWPAPNVDSGLVSLVRRAEPVKTTASKAEVFAVVDAAFAQRRKGLRAALAGWAGSAAAAEQALAGAGVSPLARGESLTVEQFAAIAEHKPAAPRPAL
- a CDS encoding acyltransferase family protein; translated protein: MTVSARAMAAATPASRDRYVDLLRVASLATVVCGHWLMAAVSTDGIGNLLALVPPLQVLTWGLQVMPVFFFVGGFSHALSYRSLERRGEGRPVYAAFLRARLQRLLRPTLVFVLVWAALALLVQLAGADGGRLAGAALRMVTQPLWFIGIYLAMVALTPPLLRLHARWGWGAFAALTGAAALVDVLRFALGVPYAEFLNFAFVWLAVHQLGFLRADGRITRPALLGAAGLAGAVLLVAAGPYPLSMVGMPGEKVSNMAPPTLALLCHGMWLVGAVQLLARPVTAWLARPRVWRGVVTANGVAMTAFLWHLTAMLGVYAAQLAAGLALPEPATAAWWAQVPPRILLAAALTAALVACFRRFEAPRPVTAAPPAAPPAAPPAARARTAEGARGSGAAAALGTTLCLLGILGLSMTGLGGLLEGHTAVLIAFPVTAPAAIGMAVGGRLAGGTFRVGPEG
- a CDS encoding 4-(cytidine 5'-diphospho)-2-C-methyl-D-erythritol kinase, with translation MSVTVRVPAKVNVQLAVGAARPDGFHDLANVFLAVSLFDEVTATPADALTVTCEGPDSDQVPLDRSNLAARAAELLAARAGIEPAVHLHIAKNIPVAGGMAGGSADGAGALLACDLLWKLDTPREELLGICAELGSDVPFSLVGGAALGTGRGEFLTPVDAGRFHWVFAVAEGGLSTPAVFREFDRLTAGTDVPAPEASPALLAALASGDADALAAVLPGSNGLQAAALSLRPQLAATLAAGADAGALAGLVSGSGPTTAFLVRDAESAATVAAALEASGTCRATRVTSSPAPGATAVS